A window from Salvelinus fontinalis isolate EN_2023a chromosome 8, ASM2944872v1, whole genome shotgun sequence encodes these proteins:
- the LOC129861311 gene encoding aerolysin-like protein, whose translation MATTLELIGGQGGSSFEFHGMNNGATLKKIGVAVGGWQVKAVRAELTDGKVATFGEANTFSEFEFNLGERITKLSLWGNGAGTRLGAIKFTTSENREFFEKMTSWGLKTEYTIDVGSGICLGLQGRSGSDIDCMGFLFINTVKSSVMTDMEYPTLSLFKPQVTPEYVKSVSYHNDTSLVQEESIAYSKTLTKTSSWSVSNKIESTLNVSVKAGIPDLVEVSSGFSLTVGVEHSTSLEKTETITESDTINLKIPPGKTMDVEITVGRANIDLDYRATVKVTCMNGSQLVFPSNGIYTGVTYTSARVSTKER comes from the exons aTGGCAACCACACTGGAACTTATAGGTGGTCAAGGAGGCAGTTCATTTGAATTCCACGGCATGAACAACGGTGCCACCCTCAAGAAGATCGGAGTGGCGGTGGGAGGCTGGCAGGTGAAAGCTGTGCGGGCGGAGCTGACCGATGGGAAAGTAGCGACTTTTGGAGAGGCTAACACTTTCAGTGAGTTTGAGTTCAACCTCGGTGAGCGCATCACCAAGCTGTCTCTGTGGGGTAACGGCGCCGGCACACGTCTGGGTGCCATCAAGTTCACGACGAGTGAGAACAGGGAGTTCTTTGAAAAAATGACCAGCTGGGGACTGAAGACTGAGTACACCATAGATGTGGGGTCCGGAATCTGCCTGGGGCTGCAGGGCAGGTCTGGCTCGGACATCGACTGCATGGGCTTCCTCTTCATCAACACCGTCAAGTCGTCCGTAATGACTGACATGGAGTATCCCACCCTGTCCCTCTTCAAACCCCAG GTGACCCCAGAATATGTGAAATCCGTGTCCTACCACAATGACACTTCATTGGTTCAAGAAGAGTCCATTGCATACAGCAAGACCCTGACCAAGACTTCCTCCTGGTCCGTCAGCAACAAGATAGAATCCACCTTGAATGTGTCGGTCAAAGCAGGGATCCCGGATCTGGTCGAGGTGTCATCAGGGTTCAGCTTGACCGTGGGAGTGGAGCATTCCACCAGCTTGGAGAAGACAGAGACCATAACAGAATCAGATACCATCAACCTGAAGATCCCGCCAGGGAAGACCATGGATGTTGAGATCACAGTGGGGAGAGCAAATATCGACCTCGACTACAGGGCCACAGTGAAAGTCACCTGCATGAATGGCAGTCAGCTGGTCTTCCCATCCAACGGCATCTACACTGGTGTGACTTACACTTCAGCGAGGGTATCCACAAAGGAGAGATGA
- the LOC129860328 gene encoding aerolysin-like protein: protein MATTLHLIGGGGGTSFEFHGMDNGATLKKIGVAVGGSQVKAVRAELTDGKVATFGDANTFNEFEFNLGERITKLSLWGNGAGTRLGAIKFTTSENREFFEKMTSWELKTEYTIDVGSGICLGLQGRSGSDIDCMGFLFIKTIKSSVMTDMEYPTLSLFKPQVISENVKSVSHHNDTSLVLEKSISYSKTLTKTSSWSVSNKMESTLNVSVKAGIPDLVEVSSGFSLTMGVEQFTNLHKTETITESGTINMKIPPGKTIDVDITMGKANIDLDYRATVKVTCMNGSQLVFPSNGIYTGVTYTSVRMSTKET from the exons ATGGCAACCACACTGCATTTGATCGGTGGTGGAGGAGGCACTTCCTTTGAATTCCACGGCATGGACAACGGTGCCACCCTCAAGAAGATCGGAGTGGCGGTGGGAGGCTCGCAGGTGAAAGCTGTGCGGGCGGAGCTGACCGACGGGAAAGTAGCGACTTTTGGAGATGCTAACACTTTCAATGAGTTTGAGTTCAACCTCGGTGAGCGCATCACAAAGCTGTCTCTGTGGGGTAACGGCGCCGGCACACGTCTGGGTGCCATCAAGTTCACGACGAGTGAGAACAGGGAGTTCTTTGAAAAAATGACCAGCTGGGAACTGAAGACTGAGTACACCATAGATGTGGGGTCCGGAATCTGCCTGGGGCTGCAGGGCAGGTCTGGCTCGGACATCGACTGCATGGGCTTCCTCTTCATCAAAACCATCAAGTCGTCCGTAATGACTGACATGGAGTATCCCACCCTGTCCCTCTTCAAACCCCAG GTGATCTCAGAAAATGTGAAATCCGTGTCTCACCACAACGACACCTCCTTGGTTCTAGAAAAGTCCATTTCATACAGCAAGACCCTGACCAAGACTTCCTCCTGGTCTGtcagcaacaaaatggagtccaCCTTGAATGTGTCGGTCAAAGCAGGGATCCCAGATCTGGTCGAGGTGTCATCAGGGTTCAGCTTGACCATGGGAGTGGAGCAATTCACCAACCTGCACAAGACAGAGACCATAACAGAATCGGGTACCATCAACATGAAGATCCCACCAGGGAAGACCATAGATGTTGATATCACAATGGGGAAAGCGAATATCGACCTCGACTACAGGGCCACAGTTAAAGTCACCTGCATGAATGGCAGTCAGCTGGTCTTCCCATCCAACGGCATCTACACTGGTGTGACTTACACTTCAGTGAGGATGTCCACAAAGGAGACATGA